The following coding sequences lie in one Populus nigra chromosome 15, ddPopNigr1.1, whole genome shotgun sequence genomic window:
- the LOC133673895 gene encoding putative ABC transporter B family member 8 isoform X1, giving the protein MNSLKKNERRGEERKSIANIFRYADWNDILLMLLGTIGAIGDGMSTNCLLVFASRIMNSLGYGQTRQDNYNFMVEVQKCSLDFVYLGLAVMVMAFMEGYCWSKTSERQVLKIRYKYLEAILRQEVGFYDSQEATTSEIINSISNDTSLVQEVLSEKVPIFLMHASVFFSGLAFATYFSWRLSLVAFPTLLLLIIPGMIYGKYLLYLSKKARTEYGKANSIVERALSSIKTIYSFTAEKRIIDRYSEILDRTTKLGIKQGIAKGLAVGSTGLSFAIWAFLAWYGSHLVMYKGESGGRIYAAGISFILSGLSLGIALPDLKYFTEASVAATRIFKRIDRVPEIDSEDTKGRVLDKIQGQIVFQNVSFTYPCRPDAVVLKDFNLKVEAGKTVALVGASGSGKSTAIALLQRFYDVDSGIVKIDGVDLRTLNLKWIRGQMGLVSQDHALFGTSIKENIMFGKLDATMDEIMAAAMAANAHNFIRQLPEGYETKVGERGALLSGGQKQRIAIARAIIKNPVILLLDEATSALDSESETLVQNALDQASMGRTTLVVAHKLSTVRNADLIAVVDNGSIIEIGSHNDLINIQNGHYAKLAKLQRQFSCDEQEQNPEIRFSSVTSSAARKSTGKSSPAIFASPLPVDDSPKPVHIPAPSFSRLLSLNAPEWKQGLMGSISAITFGAVQPVYALTVGGMIAAFFAPNHDEVRDRIRLYSLIFCSLSLFSIIINLVQHYNFAYMGERLTKRIRLRMLEKILGFETAWFDEEENSSGALCLRLSAEASMVKTLIADRVCLLVQTTSAVTIAMIMGLVVAWKLAIVMIAVQPLTILCFYTKKILLSSISTNFVKAQNQSTQIAVEAVYNHRIVTSFASVGKVLQLFDEAQEEPRKEGRKKSWLAGIGMGSAQCLTFMSWALDFWFGGTLVEKGEISAGDVFKTFFILVSTGKVIAEAGSMTSDLSKGSTAVASVFKILDRQSLIPGSYHAGDGSSGTKLEKLGGKIEMKNIDFAYPSRPETLILRQFCLEVKPGTSVGLVGKSGCGKSTVIGLIQRFYDVEKGSVRVDGVDIRELDIQWFRKRTALVSQEPVLYSGSIRENIMFGKLDASENEVVEAARAANAHEFISSLKEGYETECGERGVQLSGGQKQRIAIARAILRNPTILLLDEATSALDVQSEQVVQEALDRIMVRRTTIVVAHRLNTIKNLDSIAFVADGKVMERGTYAQLKNKKGAFFDLASLQT; this is encoded by the exons ATGAATTCTCTAAAGAAGAacgagaggagaggagaggagaggaagtCTATAGCCAATATCTTTAGATATGCAGATTGGAATGATATATTGCTTATGCTGCTGGGTACTATTGGAGCTATTGGAGATGGCATGTCTACAAATTGCTTACTGGTGTTTGCCAGCCGCATAATGAATAGCTTGGGTTATGGTCAGACACGACAagataattacaatttcatggTTGAGGTCCAAAAG TGCAGTTTAGACTTTGTGTACTTGGGATTAGCGGTCATGGTGATGGCTTTTATGG AGGGTTACTGTTGGAGTAAAACGAGCGAGAGACAGGTTTTGAAGATCCGATACAAGTATTTGGAAGCTATACTTCGACAAGAAGTTGGGTTCTATGATTCACAGGAAGCAACTACTTCAGAGATCATCAACAGCATATCAAACGATACTTCTCTCGTACAAGAAGTACTAAGTGAAAAG GTGCCCATATTTTTGATGCACGCGTCTGTATTCTTCTCGGGACTTGCCTTTGCCACATACTTTTCATGGAGACTGTCTTTAGTAGCCTTCccaactcttcttcttctaatcATCCCTGGAATGATATACGGAAAATACCTTCTCTACTTGTCAAAGAAAGCTCGGACGGAGTATGGCAAAGCAAACTCCATCGTGGAGCGGGCATTAAGTTCCATCAAGACTATTTATTCATTCACTGCCGAGAAGAGAATCATCGATAGGTATTCAGAAATATTGGATAGAACAACAAAATTGGGAATCAAGCAGGGTATTGCCAAAGGTCTTGCTGTTGGGAGTACAGGGCTTTCTTTTGCAATATGGGCTTTCCTTGCTTGGTATGGAAGTCATTTGGTCATGTACAAAGGAGAAAGTGGAGGGAGGATCTATGCTGCTGGCATTTCCTTCATATTGAGTGGACT ATCCCTTGGAATTGCACTTCCTGATCTGAAGTACTTCACAGAAGCTTCTGTTGCTGCTACACGGATATTCAAAAGGATTGATAGAGTTCCAGAAATCGATAGCGAAGACACAAAAGGACGTGTATTAGACAAAATCCAAGGCCAAATTGTATTCCAGAATGTCAGTTTCACATACCCTTGTCGTCCAGATGCCGTTGTTCTCAAAGATTTCAACCTGAAAGTTGAGGCAGGAAAAACAGTAGCTCTTGTTGGAGCAAGTGGGAGTGGAAAGTCCACAGCAATTGCGTTACTCCAGCGTTTCTATGATGTTGATAGTGGCATTGTCAAGATTGACGGTGTTGATCTAAGAACATTGAATTTGAAATGGATAAGAGGACAAATGGGTCTTGTTAGTCAAGACCATGCTTTGTTTGGGACTTCAATAAAAGAGAATATCATGTTTGGGAAGCTTGATGCCACCATGGATGAAATCATGGCTGCGGCTATGGCTGCAAATGCTCACAACTTTATAAGGCAGCTTCCAGAGGGGTATGAAACAAAG GTTGGTGAAAGAGGAGCACTCCTATCTGGGGGACAAAAGCAGCGAATTGCCATTGCTAGAGCAATAATCAAGAACCCTGTGATTCTCCTACTTGATGAAGCAACCAGTGCTCTTGACTCCGAATCAGAAACACTGGTCCAAAATGCACTTGATCAAGCCTCCATGGGAAGAACTACACTG GTTGTTGCACACAAGCTCTCTACAGTTCGAAATGCAGACCTCATTGCAGTCGTTGACAATGGTAGCATCATTGAAATAGGTTCCCACAATGATCTCATCAACATACAAAATGGCCACTATGCCAAACTAGCAAAGTTACAGAGACAATTCAGCTGTGATGAGCAAGAACAAAATCCTGAAATTCGCTTTTCTTCAGTTACTAGTAGTGCCGCTAGGAAAAGTACAGGAAAATCAAGTCCAGCCATCTTTGCTTCACCATTGCCTGTTGATGATAGCCCAAAACCAGTGCACATCCCCGCGCCTTCCTTCTCTCGGCTTCTTTCTTTAAATGCCCCTGAATGGAAGCAAGGCCTGATGGGAAGTATTTCAGCTATAACATTTGGTGCTGTGCAACCTGTCTATGCGTTAACCGTTGGTGGAATGATTGCAGCTTTCTTTGCACCAAACCATGATGAAGTGCGTGACCGAATACGTTTATACTCTTTAATATTCTGTTCTCTTTCCTTGTTCTCCATCATTATAAACCTTGTGCAACACTACAATTTTGCATACATGGGTGAGAGGCTAACCAAGAGAATTCGATTGAGAATGCTAGAGAAGATCTTGGGTTTTGAGACAGCTTGGTTTGATGAAGAGGAAAACTCTAGCGGGGCTTTATGTTTAAGATTGAGCGCTGAAGCCTCCATGGTTAAAACCCTTATCGCAGACAGAGTTTGTTTATTAGTTCAAACCACTTCTGCAGTTACTATAGCAATGATAATGGGGCTAGTCGTGGCTTGGAAGCTTGCAATTGTTATGATAGCGGTGCAACCCCTCACCATTCTGTGTTTCTACACGAAGAAAATTTTGCTGTCTAGTATTTCAACAAATTTTGTCAAGGCACAAAATCAAAGTACTCAAATTGCGGTGGAAGCGGTCTATAATCATAGAATTGTGACATCATTTGCAAGTGTGGGAAAGGTGCTTCAACTTTTTGACGAGGCTCAGGAGGAACCAAGGAAGGAGGGCAGGAAAAAGTCGTGGCTAGCAGGAATTGGCATGGGATCTGCTCAGTGCCTAACTTTCATGTCATGGGCTCTAGACTTCTGGTTTGGAGGTACTCTAGTGGAAAAGGGAGAGATATCGGCAGGAGATGTGTTCAAgacatttttcattttagtgaGCACCGGGAAGGTTATAGCTGAGGCAGGGAGCATGACTTCAGATTTATCCAAAGGTTCAACAGCAGTGGCTTCTGTGTTCAAGATTCTGGACAGGCAATCCCTGATTCCAGGTTCTTACCAT GCCGGTGATGGAAGTAGTGGAACAAAGTTGGAAAAACTAGGTGGCAAGATAGAGATGAAGAATATTGATTTTGCATATCCAAGCCGGCCGGAGACCCTAATACTTCGGCAGTTCTGCTTGGAGGTGAAGCCAGGCACTAGCGTTGGACTAGTAGGAAAAAGTGGATGTGGAAAATCAACCGTGATTGGTTTGATTCAAAGATTCTACGATGTCGAGAAGGGGTCAGTAAGAGTAGATGGAGTGGACATAAGGGAACTAGACATCCAATGGTTCAGGAAGCGCACGGCTCTTGTTAGTCAAGAACCCGTGTTATATTCAGGAAGCATCCGCGAAAACATCATGTTCGGGAAGCTTGATGCGTCCGAGAATGAGGTGGTGGAGGCTGCAAGAGCAGCGAATGCTCATGAGTTTATCTC ATCACTCAAAGAAGGGTATGAAACAGAATGCGGTGAAAGAGGAGTGCAGCTATCGGGAGGGCAAAAGCAAAGAATAGCAATAGCAAGAGCTATACTTCGCAACCCAACCATCCTATTACTAGACGAGGCAACGAGCGCTCTCGATGTGCAATCTGAGCAGGTTGTGCAAGAAGCACTGGACCGAATCATGGTTAGAAGGACGACGATTGTGGTAGCTCATCGGCTTAACACTATAAAGAATCTAGATTCCATTGCCTTCGTCGCCGATGGAAAGGTGATGGAGCGAGGAACCTACGCTCAACTAAAGAACAAGAAAGGTGCCTTCTTTGACTTAGCTAGTCTTCAGACTTAG
- the LOC133673931 gene encoding 2-oxoglutarate-Fe(II) type oxidoreductase hxnY-like, whose protein sequence is MEKKQSGTGNATGPAPKEVSFLNRIDLSSPDIHQSVSLLKQACLDCGFFYVINHGMGEELMEEVFEQNKKFFELPLSEKMKVLRNEKHRGYTPLFDELLDPDNQVHGDYKEGYYIGVEVPEDDPQAEKPFYGPNVWPSDDILPGWRHTMEKYYLEALEVARAIVRIIALALDLEADFFDKPEILGQPLALLRLLKYPGQISDPSNGLYGAGAHTDYGLITLLATDDVYGLQICKDKDAQPRVWEFIAPLKGAFIVNLGDMLERWSNCLFKSTLHRVLGNGQERYSIAYFVEPSYDCLVECLPTCKSEKNPPKFPPVMYGDYLGQRYKDTHIDLNVYNKLQS, encoded by the exons atggagaaaaagcAGTCTGGTACTGGTAATGCTACGGGTCCTGCTCCTAAGGAAGTCTCCTTCCTCAATCGCATCGATCTTTCCAGTCCCGATATTCACCAATCTGTTTCTCTTCTCAAACAg GCATGTTTGGATTGTGGATTTTTTTACGTGATCAATCATGGGATGGGTGAAGAATTGATGGAGGAGgtatttgagcaaaacaagaaatttttcgAGTTGCCATTAAGTGAGAAAATGAAAGTTTTAAGGAACGAGAAGCATAGAGGCTACACTCCTCTTTTTGATGAGCTCCTGGATCCTGATAATCAAGTTCATG GAGATTATAAGGAGGGTTATTACATTGGAGTTGAAGTGCCTGAAGATGATCCTCAAGCTGAGAAGCCATTTTATGGGCCCAATGTTTGGCCTTCAGatg ATATTTTGCCTGGTTGGAGGCACACTATGGAGAAGTATTACCTAGAGGCATT AGAAGTAGCAAGAGCCATTGTGAGGATCATAGCACTTGCACTTGATCTGGAGGCTGATTTCTTTGATAAGCCAGAAATTCTTGGCCAGCCACTTGCGTTGTTGCGATTGCTAAAGTATCCAG GTCAGATTTCTGATCCCTCAAATGGATTATATGGAGCTGGAGCACATACTGATTATGGTCTCATTACCCTCTTAGCTACAGATGATGTTTATGGCCTCCAA ATATGCAAGGATAAAGATGCTCAACCTCGAGTATGGGAATTCATAGCACCATTGAAAGG AGCATTCATAGTGAATCTTGGTGACATGCTGGAACGCTGGAGCAACTGtcttttcaa GTCCACGCTGCACAGAGTTTTAGGGAATGGTCAAGAGCGATATTCT ATTGCTTATTTTGTGGAACCTAGTTATGACTGTCTTGTCGAATGCTTGCCAACCTGCAAGTCCGAGAAAAATCCACCCAA GTTTCCTCCAGTCATGTATGGGGATTACCTTGGTCAACGCTACAAGGATACTCATATTGATCTGAATGTGTACAACAAACTGCAGAGTTAA
- the LOC133674095 gene encoding 2-oxoglutarate-Fe(II) type oxidoreductase hxnY-like isoform X1, translating into MENMPKQDDTPASTTISFLNCIDLSTPDVQQSVSLLKQACLDCGFFYVTNHGISQEFMEEVFSQSKKFFELPLSEKMKVLRNEKHRGYTPVLDELLDPDNQIHVGDYKEGYYIGVEVPEDDPEADKPFYGPNVWPSDVILPGWRQTMEKFHQQALGVARAVARIIALALDLEADFFDEPEMLGHPIAVMRLLHYAGQISDPSKGLYGAGAHSDYGLITLLATDDVYGLQICKDKDAQPQVWEFVAPLKGAFIVNLGDMLERWSNCIFKSTLHRVLGNGQERYSIAYFVEPSHECLVECLPTCKSEKNPPKFPPIKCEAYLSQRYKDTHADLKVYNKH; encoded by the exons atggagAATATGCCGAAGCAGGATGATACTCCCGCGTCTACCACAATTTCCTTCCTTAATTGCATCGATCTTTCAACCCCTGATGTCCAGCAATCTGTTTCCCTTCTCAAACag GCGTGTTTGGATTGTGGATTTTTTTACGTGACAAATCATGGGATAAGCCAAGAATTCATGGAGGAGGTGTTTTCGCAGAGTaagaaattttttgaattgccATTGAGTGAGAAAATGAAGGTTTTAAGGAATGAGAAGCATAGGGGTTATACTCCTGTTCTGGATGAGCTCTTGGATCCTGATAATCAAATTCATG TAGGAGACTATAAGGAGGGGTATTACATTGGAGTTGAAGTCCCTGAAGATGATCCTGAAGCTGACAAACCTTTTTATGGGCCCAATGTCTGGCCTTCAGATg TTATTTTGCCTGGATGGAGGCAGACTATGGAGAAGTTTCATCAACAAGCACT AGGGGTGGCTAGAGCAGTAGCTAGGATCATAGCACTTGCGCTTGATCTGGAGGCTGATTTCTTTGATGAGCCAGAAATGCTTGGACATCCAATTGCAGTCATGCGTTTGCTGCACTATGCAG GTCAGATTTCCGATCCCTCAAAAGGATTATATGGGGCTGGAGCACATTCTGATTATGGTCTGATTACCCTCTTAGCCACTGATGATGTTTATGGCCTCCAA ATATGCAAGGATAAAGATGCTCAACCTCAAGTATGGGAATTTGTAGCACCACTGAAGGG AGCATTTATAGTGAATCTTGGTGACATGCTGGAGCGCTGGAGCAACTGTATTTTCAA GTCCACGTTGCACAGAGTTCTAGGGAATGGTCAAGAGCGATATTCT ATTGCCTATTTTGTGGAACCCAGTCATGAATGCCTCGTGGAATGCTTGCCAACCTGCAAGTCAGAAAAAAACCCCCCCAA GTTTCCTCCTATCAAATGTGAGGCTTACCTTAGCCAACGCTACAAGGATACTCATGCTGATCTGAAAGTATACAACAAACATTAA
- the LOC133673895 gene encoding putative ABC transporter B family member 8 isoform X2: MKVPIFLMHASVFFSGLAFATYFSWRLSLVAFPTLLLLIIPGMIYGKYLLYLSKKARTEYGKANSIVERALSSIKTIYSFTAEKRIIDRYSEILDRTTKLGIKQGIAKGLAVGSTGLSFAIWAFLAWYGSHLVMYKGESGGRIYAAGISFILSGLSLGIALPDLKYFTEASVAATRIFKRIDRVPEIDSEDTKGRVLDKIQGQIVFQNVSFTYPCRPDAVVLKDFNLKVEAGKTVALVGASGSGKSTAIALLQRFYDVDSGIVKIDGVDLRTLNLKWIRGQMGLVSQDHALFGTSIKENIMFGKLDATMDEIMAAAMAANAHNFIRQLPEGYETKVGERGALLSGGQKQRIAIARAIIKNPVILLLDEATSALDSESETLVQNALDQASMGRTTLVVAHKLSTVRNADLIAVVDNGSIIEIGSHNDLINIQNGHYAKLAKLQRQFSCDEQEQNPEIRFSSVTSSAARKSTGKSSPAIFASPLPVDDSPKPVHIPAPSFSRLLSLNAPEWKQGLMGSISAITFGAVQPVYALTVGGMIAAFFAPNHDEVRDRIRLYSLIFCSLSLFSIIINLVQHYNFAYMGERLTKRIRLRMLEKILGFETAWFDEEENSSGALCLRLSAEASMVKTLIADRVCLLVQTTSAVTIAMIMGLVVAWKLAIVMIAVQPLTILCFYTKKILLSSISTNFVKAQNQSTQIAVEAVYNHRIVTSFASVGKVLQLFDEAQEEPRKEGRKKSWLAGIGMGSAQCLTFMSWALDFWFGGTLVEKGEISAGDVFKTFFILVSTGKVIAEAGSMTSDLSKGSTAVASVFKILDRQSLIPGSYHAGDGSSGTKLEKLGGKIEMKNIDFAYPSRPETLILRQFCLEVKPGTSVGLVGKSGCGKSTVIGLIQRFYDVEKGSVRVDGVDIRELDIQWFRKRTALVSQEPVLYSGSIRENIMFGKLDASENEVVEAARAANAHEFISSLKEGYETECGERGVQLSGGQKQRIAIARAILRNPTILLLDEATSALDVQSEQVVQEALDRIMVRRTTIVVAHRLNTIKNLDSIAFVADGKVMERGTYAQLKNKKGAFFDLASLQT; encoded by the exons ATGAAA GTGCCCATATTTTTGATGCACGCGTCTGTATTCTTCTCGGGACTTGCCTTTGCCACATACTTTTCATGGAGACTGTCTTTAGTAGCCTTCccaactcttcttcttctaatcATCCCTGGAATGATATACGGAAAATACCTTCTCTACTTGTCAAAGAAAGCTCGGACGGAGTATGGCAAAGCAAACTCCATCGTGGAGCGGGCATTAAGTTCCATCAAGACTATTTATTCATTCACTGCCGAGAAGAGAATCATCGATAGGTATTCAGAAATATTGGATAGAACAACAAAATTGGGAATCAAGCAGGGTATTGCCAAAGGTCTTGCTGTTGGGAGTACAGGGCTTTCTTTTGCAATATGGGCTTTCCTTGCTTGGTATGGAAGTCATTTGGTCATGTACAAAGGAGAAAGTGGAGGGAGGATCTATGCTGCTGGCATTTCCTTCATATTGAGTGGACT ATCCCTTGGAATTGCACTTCCTGATCTGAAGTACTTCACAGAAGCTTCTGTTGCTGCTACACGGATATTCAAAAGGATTGATAGAGTTCCAGAAATCGATAGCGAAGACACAAAAGGACGTGTATTAGACAAAATCCAAGGCCAAATTGTATTCCAGAATGTCAGTTTCACATACCCTTGTCGTCCAGATGCCGTTGTTCTCAAAGATTTCAACCTGAAAGTTGAGGCAGGAAAAACAGTAGCTCTTGTTGGAGCAAGTGGGAGTGGAAAGTCCACAGCAATTGCGTTACTCCAGCGTTTCTATGATGTTGATAGTGGCATTGTCAAGATTGACGGTGTTGATCTAAGAACATTGAATTTGAAATGGATAAGAGGACAAATGGGTCTTGTTAGTCAAGACCATGCTTTGTTTGGGACTTCAATAAAAGAGAATATCATGTTTGGGAAGCTTGATGCCACCATGGATGAAATCATGGCTGCGGCTATGGCTGCAAATGCTCACAACTTTATAAGGCAGCTTCCAGAGGGGTATGAAACAAAG GTTGGTGAAAGAGGAGCACTCCTATCTGGGGGACAAAAGCAGCGAATTGCCATTGCTAGAGCAATAATCAAGAACCCTGTGATTCTCCTACTTGATGAAGCAACCAGTGCTCTTGACTCCGAATCAGAAACACTGGTCCAAAATGCACTTGATCAAGCCTCCATGGGAAGAACTACACTG GTTGTTGCACACAAGCTCTCTACAGTTCGAAATGCAGACCTCATTGCAGTCGTTGACAATGGTAGCATCATTGAAATAGGTTCCCACAATGATCTCATCAACATACAAAATGGCCACTATGCCAAACTAGCAAAGTTACAGAGACAATTCAGCTGTGATGAGCAAGAACAAAATCCTGAAATTCGCTTTTCTTCAGTTACTAGTAGTGCCGCTAGGAAAAGTACAGGAAAATCAAGTCCAGCCATCTTTGCTTCACCATTGCCTGTTGATGATAGCCCAAAACCAGTGCACATCCCCGCGCCTTCCTTCTCTCGGCTTCTTTCTTTAAATGCCCCTGAATGGAAGCAAGGCCTGATGGGAAGTATTTCAGCTATAACATTTGGTGCTGTGCAACCTGTCTATGCGTTAACCGTTGGTGGAATGATTGCAGCTTTCTTTGCACCAAACCATGATGAAGTGCGTGACCGAATACGTTTATACTCTTTAATATTCTGTTCTCTTTCCTTGTTCTCCATCATTATAAACCTTGTGCAACACTACAATTTTGCATACATGGGTGAGAGGCTAACCAAGAGAATTCGATTGAGAATGCTAGAGAAGATCTTGGGTTTTGAGACAGCTTGGTTTGATGAAGAGGAAAACTCTAGCGGGGCTTTATGTTTAAGATTGAGCGCTGAAGCCTCCATGGTTAAAACCCTTATCGCAGACAGAGTTTGTTTATTAGTTCAAACCACTTCTGCAGTTACTATAGCAATGATAATGGGGCTAGTCGTGGCTTGGAAGCTTGCAATTGTTATGATAGCGGTGCAACCCCTCACCATTCTGTGTTTCTACACGAAGAAAATTTTGCTGTCTAGTATTTCAACAAATTTTGTCAAGGCACAAAATCAAAGTACTCAAATTGCGGTGGAAGCGGTCTATAATCATAGAATTGTGACATCATTTGCAAGTGTGGGAAAGGTGCTTCAACTTTTTGACGAGGCTCAGGAGGAACCAAGGAAGGAGGGCAGGAAAAAGTCGTGGCTAGCAGGAATTGGCATGGGATCTGCTCAGTGCCTAACTTTCATGTCATGGGCTCTAGACTTCTGGTTTGGAGGTACTCTAGTGGAAAAGGGAGAGATATCGGCAGGAGATGTGTTCAAgacatttttcattttagtgaGCACCGGGAAGGTTATAGCTGAGGCAGGGAGCATGACTTCAGATTTATCCAAAGGTTCAACAGCAGTGGCTTCTGTGTTCAAGATTCTGGACAGGCAATCCCTGATTCCAGGTTCTTACCAT GCCGGTGATGGAAGTAGTGGAACAAAGTTGGAAAAACTAGGTGGCAAGATAGAGATGAAGAATATTGATTTTGCATATCCAAGCCGGCCGGAGACCCTAATACTTCGGCAGTTCTGCTTGGAGGTGAAGCCAGGCACTAGCGTTGGACTAGTAGGAAAAAGTGGATGTGGAAAATCAACCGTGATTGGTTTGATTCAAAGATTCTACGATGTCGAGAAGGGGTCAGTAAGAGTAGATGGAGTGGACATAAGGGAACTAGACATCCAATGGTTCAGGAAGCGCACGGCTCTTGTTAGTCAAGAACCCGTGTTATATTCAGGAAGCATCCGCGAAAACATCATGTTCGGGAAGCTTGATGCGTCCGAGAATGAGGTGGTGGAGGCTGCAAGAGCAGCGAATGCTCATGAGTTTATCTC ATCACTCAAAGAAGGGTATGAAACAGAATGCGGTGAAAGAGGAGTGCAGCTATCGGGAGGGCAAAAGCAAAGAATAGCAATAGCAAGAGCTATACTTCGCAACCCAACCATCCTATTACTAGACGAGGCAACGAGCGCTCTCGATGTGCAATCTGAGCAGGTTGTGCAAGAAGCACTGGACCGAATCATGGTTAGAAGGACGACGATTGTGGTAGCTCATCGGCTTAACACTATAAAGAATCTAGATTCCATTGCCTTCGTCGCCGATGGAAAGGTGATGGAGCGAGGAACCTACGCTCAACTAAAGAACAAGAAAGGTGCCTTCTTTGACTTAGCTAGTCTTCAGACTTAG
- the LOC133674095 gene encoding 2-oxoglutarate-Fe(II) type oxidoreductase hxnY-like isoform X2: MENMPKQDDTPASTTISFLNCIDLSTPDVQQSVSLLKQACLDCGFFYVTNHGISQEFMEEVFSQSKKFFELPLSEKMKVLRNEKHRGYTPVLDELLDPDNQIHGDYKEGYYIGVEVPEDDPEADKPFYGPNVWPSDVILPGWRQTMEKFHQQALGVARAVARIIALALDLEADFFDEPEMLGHPIAVMRLLHYAGQISDPSKGLYGAGAHSDYGLITLLATDDVYGLQICKDKDAQPQVWEFVAPLKGAFIVNLGDMLERWSNCIFKSTLHRVLGNGQERYSIAYFVEPSHECLVECLPTCKSEKNPPKFPPIKCEAYLSQRYKDTHADLKVYNKH; the protein is encoded by the exons atggagAATATGCCGAAGCAGGATGATACTCCCGCGTCTACCACAATTTCCTTCCTTAATTGCATCGATCTTTCAACCCCTGATGTCCAGCAATCTGTTTCCCTTCTCAAACag GCGTGTTTGGATTGTGGATTTTTTTACGTGACAAATCATGGGATAAGCCAAGAATTCATGGAGGAGGTGTTTTCGCAGAGTaagaaattttttgaattgccATTGAGTGAGAAAATGAAGGTTTTAAGGAATGAGAAGCATAGGGGTTATACTCCTGTTCTGGATGAGCTCTTGGATCCTGATAATCAAATTCATG GAGACTATAAGGAGGGGTATTACATTGGAGTTGAAGTCCCTGAAGATGATCCTGAAGCTGACAAACCTTTTTATGGGCCCAATGTCTGGCCTTCAGATg TTATTTTGCCTGGATGGAGGCAGACTATGGAGAAGTTTCATCAACAAGCACT AGGGGTGGCTAGAGCAGTAGCTAGGATCATAGCACTTGCGCTTGATCTGGAGGCTGATTTCTTTGATGAGCCAGAAATGCTTGGACATCCAATTGCAGTCATGCGTTTGCTGCACTATGCAG GTCAGATTTCCGATCCCTCAAAAGGATTATATGGGGCTGGAGCACATTCTGATTATGGTCTGATTACCCTCTTAGCCACTGATGATGTTTATGGCCTCCAA ATATGCAAGGATAAAGATGCTCAACCTCAAGTATGGGAATTTGTAGCACCACTGAAGGG AGCATTTATAGTGAATCTTGGTGACATGCTGGAGCGCTGGAGCAACTGTATTTTCAA GTCCACGTTGCACAGAGTTCTAGGGAATGGTCAAGAGCGATATTCT ATTGCCTATTTTGTGGAACCCAGTCATGAATGCCTCGTGGAATGCTTGCCAACCTGCAAGTCAGAAAAAAACCCCCCCAA GTTTCCTCCTATCAAATGTGAGGCTTACCTTAGCCAACGCTACAAGGATACTCATGCTGATCTGAAAGTATACAACAAACATTAA